The proteins below are encoded in one region of Thermosulfurimonas marina:
- the pnp gene encoding polyribonucleotide nucleotidyltransferase, with protein MYRVETEIGGRPFVLETGRVARQAHGAVLVSHGDTVVLVTVVASEEKRDLDFLPLTVEYHEMYYAAGRIPGGYFRRELGRPSEKEVITARLIDRPIRPLFPKKWRYETQVIATVLSLDPEVDSDILAITGASAALELSHLPFKGPIAAVRVGRVNGQFVLNPTASELRESDLNLVVAGSEEAIVMVEGLAREIPEAVMEEALFFAHEGLKPLLALQRELREKAGRPKMAFEEPPVDEALRARVFELAEAGVREILETPAKVERNRRRKALFQEVLAALGEEASGREAEVREYLDELERTRMREMVLSEGRRIDGRGPEDLRPISCEVSVLPRTHGSALFTRGETQVLVVTTLGSSEEEQRLDLPGEEIFKHFMLHYNFPPFCVGEVKPLRGPSRREIGHGMLAERALTPVIPGEEEFPYTIRVVSDVLESNGSSSMATVCGATLSLMDAGVPIRDMVAGIAMGLVKEGERVVVLTDILGDEDRMGDMDFKVAGTEKGVTAFQMDVKVAGITREIMARALDQARKARLKILEIMRQTIDRPRETLSVYAPRVITLEISPDKVGQIIGPGGKTIKGIIAACGGEVKIDIEDQTGLVRIYSSNLEAAEKAAKMIEELAQEAEVGKVYLGKVTRVTDFGAFVELFPGTVGLIHISQLDHRRVRKVTDVLQEGDEVLVKVIDIDKAGRIKLSRKAALEESVREVEEDTGESSGQ; from the coding sequence ATGTATCGTGTAGAGACAGAGATCGGGGGCCGCCCCTTTGTGCTGGAGACCGGACGGGTGGCCCGGCAGGCCCATGGGGCCGTTCTAGTCAGTCACGGGGACACCGTGGTTCTGGTCACGGTGGTGGCCTCGGAGGAAAAGCGGGATCTGGACTTTTTACCCCTGACCGTGGAATATCACGAGATGTATTACGCCGCCGGGCGCATCCCCGGGGGCTATTTCCGGAGGGAGTTGGGCCGTCCCAGCGAAAAGGAGGTCATTACCGCCCGGCTCATCGACCGGCCTATTCGGCCGCTTTTTCCCAAGAAGTGGCGTTACGAAACCCAGGTGATCGCCACCGTACTCTCCCTGGACCCGGAGGTAGACTCGGACATCCTGGCCATCACCGGGGCCTCGGCGGCCCTGGAGCTCTCTCATCTTCCCTTTAAGGGCCCTATTGCCGCGGTGCGCGTGGGAAGGGTGAACGGCCAGTTTGTCCTCAATCCCACGGCCTCCGAGCTTCGGGAAAGCGACCTCAACCTGGTGGTGGCCGGCAGCGAGGAGGCCATCGTGATGGTAGAGGGCCTGGCCCGGGAGATCCCGGAGGCGGTGATGGAGGAGGCCCTCTTTTTCGCCCACGAGGGCCTGAAACCCCTCCTGGCCCTGCAACGGGAGTTGCGAGAGAAGGCCGGCCGGCCCAAGATGGCCTTTGAGGAGCCTCCAGTAGACGAGGCCCTGCGGGCCCGGGTCTTCGAGCTGGCCGAGGCCGGAGTGCGCGAAATCCTGGAGACTCCGGCCAAAGTGGAAAGAAACCGTCGGCGCAAGGCCTTGTTTCAGGAAGTCCTGGCGGCCCTAGGTGAGGAAGCTTCGGGACGGGAGGCCGAGGTACGGGAGTATCTGGACGAACTGGAAAGGACCCGCATGCGGGAGATGGTCCTTTCTGAGGGGCGGCGCATCGACGGCCGCGGCCCGGAAGACCTCCGGCCCATCTCCTGTGAGGTCTCCGTCCTTCCCCGGACCCACGGCTCGGCCCTTTTCACCCGGGGGGAGACCCAGGTCCTGGTGGTAACCACCCTGGGAAGCTCCGAAGAGGAGCAGCGGCTGGACCTTCCGGGAGAAGAGATCTTTAAACATTTCATGCTTCATTACAACTTCCCTCCCTTCTGTGTGGGAGAGGTGAAACCCCTGCGTGGGCCTTCGCGCCGGGAGATTGGACACGGGATGCTGGCCGAAAGGGCCCTCACCCCGGTCATTCCCGGGGAAGAGGAATTTCCCTACACCATCCGGGTGGTCTCGGACGTGCTTGAGTCTAACGGTTCCTCCTCCATGGCCACGGTCTGCGGGGCCACGCTCTCGCTCATGGACGCCGGGGTCCCCATCCGGGACATGGTGGCCGGGATCGCCATGGGGTTGGTGAAAGAGGGCGAGCGGGTGGTGGTGCTTACGGACATTCTGGGCGATGAGGACCGTATGGGGGACATGGATTTCAAGGTGGCGGGCACGGAAAAGGGGGTCACCGCCTTTCAGATGGATGTAAAGGTGGCCGGGATTACGCGGGAGATTATGGCCCGAGCTTTAGACCAGGCCCGCAAGGCCCGGCTGAAGATCCTGGAGATCATGCGCCAGACCATCGACCGACCCCGGGAGACCCTTTCGGTTTACGCCCCCAGGGTGATCACCCTGGAGATCAGTCCGGACAAGGTGGGCCAGATCATTGGTCCCGGCGGCAAGACCATCAAAGGAATCATCGCCGCCTGTGGAGGAGAGGTCAAGATCGACATTGAGGACCAGACCGGCCTGGTGCGCATCTACTCCTCCAACCTGGAGGCCGCGGAGAAGGCGGCCAAGATGATTGAGGAGCTGGCCCAGGAGGCCGAGGTGGGCAAGGTCTATCTGGGCAAGGTCACCCGGGTCACGGACTTCGGGGCCTTCGTGGAGCTCTTTCCGGGCACGGTGGGGCTCATCCATATCTCCCAGCTGGATCACCGCCGGGTGCGCAAGGTGACCGATGTCCTCCAGGAGGGGGACGAGGTCCTGGTCAAGGTCATCGATATCGACAAGGCCGGGCGCATCAAACTCTCCCGCAAGGCCGCCCTGGAGGAATCCGTGCGGGAGGTGGAGGAGGATACCGGAGAGTCTTCAGGCCAGTAA
- a CDS encoding potassium channel family protein: MPYLRRLALGFGILTTLIGAGVLGFAFLEHLPLFEAFYLTAATITTVGYGDIVPHTTAGRLLAILIAFGGAGLFFYAIGLVSELILSETFPHLFGRRQMEDSISKLRQHYIICGYGRIGKHICRLIVREVPFVVIENDPEVIPELEKEGYLFLEGDATNEEVLLKAGVERARGLVTVLRSDADNVYITLTARSLNPRIFIMARADDERVVKRLRQAGANQVFSPYLIGARRMALAILRPAVTDFLELTTPEANLELQLEEVRLRPDSPLVGRDLLSSRIREVSGAIVLAVKKLAGEMIFNPPPSYRLEAGDVLVVLGERKGLARLEELASGKKAESS, translated from the coding sequence ATGCCCTACTTGAGGCGCCTGGCCCTCGGCTTTGGGATCCTTACCACCCTCATAGGGGCAGGAGTTCTGGGCTTTGCTTTCCTGGAACACCTGCCCCTTTTTGAGGCCTTCTACCTTACCGCCGCCACCATCACCACCGTGGGCTACGGGGATATAGTGCCGCACACCACGGCCGGAAGGCTGTTGGCCATCCTCATTGCCTTCGGAGGGGCGGGCCTTTTCTTTTACGCCATAGGCCTGGTGAGTGAACTGATCCTTTCCGAGACTTTTCCCCATCTTTTTGGGAGGAGACAGATGGAGGACAGCATATCCAAACTGCGCCAGCATTACATCATCTGCGGCTACGGCCGCATCGGCAAACACATCTGCCGCCTGATTGTCCGGGAAGTCCCCTTTGTGGTTATCGAAAACGACCCGGAGGTCATCCCCGAGCTGGAAAAGGAGGGCTATCTCTTCCTGGAAGGGGATGCCACCAACGAGGAGGTCCTGCTCAAGGCCGGGGTGGAGCGGGCCCGGGGGCTGGTGACCGTGCTGCGCTCCGATGCGGACAACGTCTATATCACCCTTACCGCCCGCAGCCTCAATCCCCGGATCTTCATCATGGCCCGGGCCGATGACGAACGAGTGGTCAAGCGTCTGCGCCAGGCCGGGGCCAATCAGGTCTTCTCCCCCTACCTCATCGGGGCTCGACGAATGGCCCTGGCCATCCTGCGCCCGGCGGTCACGGACTTCCTAGAACTCACCACCCCGGAGGCCAACCTCGAGCTCCAGCTTGAGGAGGTCCGCCTCCGGCCCGACTCTCCCCTGGTGGGCCGCGACCTCCTTTCCAGCCGCATCCGGGAGGTCTCCGGGGCCATTGTGCTTGCGGTCAAAAAGCTGGCCGGGGAGATGATCTTCAATCCCCCTCCCAGCTATCGTCTGGAGGCCGGAGACGTCCTGGTGGTTCTGGGAGAGAGAAAGGGCCTGGCCCGCCTTGAGGAATTGGCTTCCGGAAAAAAGGCCGAGTCTTCCTGA
- a CDS encoding 5-formyltetrahydrofolate cyclo-ligase, with the protein MSSIGEEKARLRAEMRARRAGLSPDLRRHLSRKITERLLELELFRQARVIFFFASFGDEVETWEALGRALLEGKVVALPRTHLRERTLSFHRLYTLGELVPGPFGILEPPAENPEIPPEAAQLVLVPGLAFDPQGRRLGYGGGFYDRLLSRTQGFRLALAFECQIVERVPTEAHDLRVEAILTEKGLRKTRPFFRKPIPQGGPGPFSLPEPPGRLRPPDDSWEGD; encoded by the coding sequence ATGTCAAGCATAGGGGAGGAAAAGGCCCGATTGCGGGCGGAGATGCGGGCCAGACGGGCCGGGCTTTCTCCGGACCTCCGGCGGCACCTCTCCCGGAAGATCACCGAAAGACTCCTGGAGCTAGAGCTCTTTCGCCAGGCCCGGGTGATCTTCTTTTTTGCCTCCTTCGGGGACGAGGTGGAGACCTGGGAGGCCCTGGGCCGGGCCCTTCTTGAGGGAAAGGTGGTGGCTTTGCCCCGGACCCATCTTCGCGAGCGGACCCTGAGCTTTCATCGGCTTTACACCTTGGGGGAGCTGGTCCCCGGGCCCTTCGGGATTCTCGAGCCCCCGGCCGAAAATCCGGAAATCCCTCCAGAGGCTGCCCAGCTCGTTCTGGTGCCGGGCCTGGCCTTCGATCCCCAGGGAAGGCGCCTGGGTTACGGTGGGGGATTTTACGACCGCTTACTTTCCCGGACCCAAGGCTTCCGGCTGGCCCTAGCCTTTGAATGTCAGATAGTGGAGAGGGTGCCCACCGAGGCCCACGACCTCCGGGTGGAGGCCATCCTTACCGAAAAAGGTCTCAGGAAGACTCGGCCTTTTTTCCGGAAGCCAATTCCTCAAGGCGGGCCAGGCCCTTTCTCTCTCCCAGAACCACCAGGACGTCTCCGGCCTCCAGACGATAGCTGGGAGGGGGATTGA
- a CDS encoding rubrerythrin family protein encodes MGQTKEKLQEAFAGESQANRRYLAFAKKAEEEGFPGVARLFRAAAEAETIHALNHLRAMGGIGSTVENVQAAIHGETYEFKTMYPEMIEIAEKEGETEAKQSFFFANEAEKMHAAIFERALMYVKEGKDVPVDRLYVCPVCGYTLEGERPDKCRVCGTEGSKFIEIT; translated from the coding sequence ATGGGTCAGACCAAGGAGAAATTGCAGGAAGCCTTTGCCGGAGAGTCTCAGGCCAATCGGCGCTACCTGGCCTTTGCCAAAAAGGCTGAAGAGGAGGGCTTTCCGGGAGTAGCCCGGCTTTTCAGGGCTGCAGCCGAGGCCGAAACCATCCACGCCCTCAATCACCTCCGGGCCATGGGGGGCATCGGCTCCACCGTGGAAAACGTTCAGGCCGCCATTCATGGAGAGACCTATGAATTCAAGACCATGTATCCGGAGATGATCGAGATCGCCGAAAAGGAAGGGGAGACCGAGGCCAAGCAGAGTTTCTTTTTCGCCAACGAGGCCGAAAAGATGCATGCGGCCATCTTCGAGCGGGCCCTCATGTACGTGAAAGAGGGTAAGGATGTGCCGGTGGACAGGCTCTATGTCTGTCCGGTCTGCGGCTACACCCTGGAGGGTGAACGTCCGGACAAGTGCCGGGTCTGCGGCACCGAGGGGTCAAAATTTATCGAGATCACCTAA
- a CDS encoding cobyric acid synthase: MGRALAFMGSMSSVGKTFLAALACRWFAKKGLRVFPFKAQNMSLNALATEEGEMAWAQAYQALVAGRKPSVRMNPLLLKPLAEHQAEIIFLGNPEGVLPAGRFREFRRAYRQRVFAVLEEVLAENDLVIVEGAGGLAELNLLEGDLANYELLRTFRLPFVLIGDIDRGGVFAQLLGTLELLPEIRDLCVGLVVNKFRGAVELFEEGGRILSARSGKPLLGLLPYQEVHFLEEDSASLVRFSGFVTERPLKVAVLAYPYLSNFLDLDPLRHEEDVELIFTQDPRALEEAEAVILPGSRNVARSMAWLRERGLAETLKKLAGKKVLFGLCGGFQLLGRTLRDPEGLEFGGEVEGLGLLPHETLFRRPKRRGPLQDRPDFPFWKGPLSGFEIRYGRSFWAGEEILSLAQGEVLGTYLHGVFFDDAFRTAFLNFLRERRGLAPQPPQAYQEKVAGALDRVLEHPAFSAFFEALGDLDKF; encoded by the coding sequence ATGGGGCGGGCGCTGGCCTTTATGGGAAGTATGTCTTCAGTGGGCAAGACCTTCCTTGCGGCCCTGGCCTGCCGTTGGTTTGCCAAAAAGGGCCTGCGGGTCTTTCCCTTCAAGGCCCAAAACATGAGCCTCAACGCCCTGGCCACGGAGGAGGGGGAGATGGCCTGGGCCCAGGCCTATCAGGCCCTGGTTGCGGGGCGTAAGCCCTCGGTGCGCATGAATCCCCTGCTTCTGAAACCTCTGGCCGAGCATCAGGCGGAGATCATCTTTTTAGGAAATCCCGAGGGGGTGCTTCCGGCCGGCCGCTTTCGGGAATTCCGTCGGGCCTATCGGCAGAGGGTCTTTGCGGTCTTGGAAGAGGTCCTTGCGGAAAACGATCTGGTGATCGTAGAGGGGGCGGGAGGGCTTGCCGAGCTGAACCTCCTTGAGGGAGATCTGGCCAACTACGAACTCCTCCGGACCTTTCGCCTTCCCTTTGTCCTCATCGGAGATATCGACCGGGGCGGGGTCTTTGCCCAGCTTCTGGGGACCCTGGAGCTTCTTCCCGAGATCCGGGATCTCTGCGTGGGCCTGGTGGTCAACAAATTCCGGGGGGCGGTGGAACTCTTCGAGGAGGGGGGCCGCATCCTTTCGGCGCGCTCGGGAAAGCCCCTTTTGGGGCTTTTACCCTACCAGGAGGTCCATTTTTTGGAGGAAGACAGCGCCTCGCTGGTGCGGTTTTCGGGCTTTGTCACCGAGCGACCCCTTAAGGTGGCCGTCTTGGCCTATCCTTATCTTTCCAATTTTCTCGATCTGGATCCCTTGCGCCACGAAGAGGACGTGGAGTTGATCTTCACCCAGGATCCCCGGGCCCTGGAGGAGGCCGAGGCGGTGATTCTGCCGGGCTCAAGGAATGTAGCCCGGAGTATGGCCTGGCTCAGGGAAAGGGGTCTGGCGGAAACCTTAAAAAAATTGGCGGGGAAAAAGGTCCTTTTCGGACTCTGCGGAGGCTTTCAGCTCCTGGGAAGGACCCTTCGGGACCCGGAGGGGCTGGAGTTCGGAGGGGAGGTGGAGGGGCTGGGCCTTCTCCCCCACGAGACCCTTTTCCGCAGGCCCAAAAGAAGGGGCCCTCTTCAGGACCGGCCGGATTTTCCCTTCTGGAAAGGACCCCTTTCCGGCTTTGAGATCCGTTACGGACGGAGCTTTTGGGCCGGAGAAGAGATCCTGAGCCTGGCCCAAGGAGAGGTCCTGGGGACCTATCTCCACGGAGTCTTCTTTGACGACGCCTTCCGTACCGCCTTTCTGAACTTCCTCAGGGAAAGACGGGGTTTAGCTCCCCAACCCCCGCAAGCTTACCAGGAGAAGGTGGCCGGGGCCCTGGACCGAGTCCTGGAGCACCCGGCCTTTTCCGCCTTCTTTGAGGCCTTAGGTGATCTCGATAAATTTTGA
- the argF gene encoding ornithine carbamoyltransferase has translation MRHLRRIFDLEPEEARFLVQRGLEIKRRLKSGIPHQPLLGRILGLIFEKPSTRTRVSFEAAMLRLGGQTIFLSSRDLQLSRGEPLKDTARVLSRYVDGLVVRTFGQEVVEELAAHATVPVINGLSDKFHPCQVLSDVLTVVETGRPLEGLKVAWVGDGNNMANSWIEAAALFGFELRLACPEGYDPAEDVLSEARSRGAKIILTRDPVEAVSGAEVVNTDVWASMGQEEEAEERRRVFQPYQVNAELLKHAAPEAIVLHCLPAHRGEEITEEVLEGPRSVVWEQSENKMWLHAAVLEWLLA, from the coding sequence ATGCGGCACTTGCGAAGAATTTTCGATCTGGAGCCGGAGGAGGCCCGCTTCCTCGTCCAGCGGGGCCTGGAGATCAAACGCCGTCTTAAAAGCGGAATCCCGCATCAACCCCTTCTCGGCCGCATCCTGGGCCTCATCTTTGAAAAACCCTCCACCCGCACCCGGGTCTCTTTTGAGGCGGCCATGCTGCGCTTAGGCGGCCAGACCATCTTCCTTTCCTCCCGGGATCTACAACTTTCCCGGGGCGAGCCCCTCAAGGATACCGCCCGGGTACTTTCGCGCTATGTGGACGGACTGGTGGTGCGCACCTTTGGCCAGGAGGTGGTGGAGGAGCTGGCGGCCCACGCCACGGTACCGGTGATCAACGGCCTTTCGGACAAGTTTCACCCCTGCCAGGTGCTTTCCGATGTCCTGACCGTGGTAGAGACCGGGCGCCCCCTTGAAGGCCTTAAAGTGGCCTGGGTGGGGGACGGAAACAATATGGCCAATTCCTGGATCGAGGCCGCGGCCCTTTTCGGGTTTGAATTGCGTCTGGCCTGTCCCGAGGGCTACGATCCTGCCGAAGATGTCCTTTCCGAGGCCCGCTCCCGGGGGGCCAAGATCATCCTTACCCGGGACCCGGTGGAGGCCGTAAGCGGGGCCGAGGTGGTCAACACCGACGTCTGGGCCAGCATGGGGCAGGAAGAAGAAGCCGAGGAAAGGCGGCGGGTCTTCCAGCCCTACCAGGTGAACGCCGAGCTTTTAAAACACGCGGCCCCGGAGGCCATCGTGCTTCACTGTCTTCCCGCCCACCGGGGGGAAGAGATCACGGAGGAGGTGCTGGAAGGACCGCGTTCCGTGGTCTGGGAACAGTCGGAAAACAAGATGTGGCTGCATGCCGCGGTCCTGGAGTGGTTACTGGCCTGA
- a CDS encoding cation:proton antiporter, protein MSTGFLLQLLAILTAAWLLGYGAQRMGLPVMLGELAAGILLGPVLGLIHPSEALALLAELGIFFAMFYAGLEMDPRELVEHFWPALAVALGGFLLPFFLGVLVTHLFGGTLYQSLFVGLGCSITAIAIQAVVLQSLRIHRTEVGHILMAAALVDDILALIALSILLGLVREGHFQPFTLGLILLKVGLFFGFTILVGELVLPRFAHRITDEGGKAVTFALVMALAMAWLAEEAGLHHVIGAFLAGQFVRREVFTEEVYEALSDRFYGLSYGFLLPVFFVTLAFHLHFSLEPSFLLFCGALTLAAVVGKLFGAGAGLKPFGFSWGEALVVGAGMNGRGAVELVVAAVVMNLSRDLLSQGRLMAPLLTQEQFSALVVMAFVTTLLAPVLLRYFAFRACTGEAYTSLCEALARAQKKPIPG, encoded by the coding sequence ATGAGTACGGGTTTTCTCTTGCAACTTCTGGCCATCCTTACCGCGGCCTGGCTTCTGGGCTACGGGGCTCAGAGGATGGGCCTTCCGGTGATGCTGGGAGAACTTGCGGCCGGGATCCTTCTGGGGCCCGTGCTGGGCCTGATCCATCCCTCCGAGGCCCTGGCCCTTCTGGCTGAACTGGGGATCTTCTTTGCCATGTTCTATGCCGGCCTGGAGATGGATCCCCGGGAGCTGGTGGAGCACTTTTGGCCGGCCCTGGCCGTGGCCCTGGGGGGCTTTCTCCTGCCCTTTTTCTTGGGGGTCCTGGTAACCCACCTTTTCGGGGGGACCCTCTATCAATCCCTTTTTGTAGGCCTGGGCTGCTCCATTACGGCCATCGCTATCCAGGCTGTGGTCCTTCAGAGCCTGCGTATCCACCGCACCGAGGTGGGACACATCCTTATGGCCGCGGCCTTGGTGGACGACATCCTGGCCCTGATCGCCCTTTCCATCCTTCTGGGTCTGGTGCGGGAAGGGCATTTTCAGCCCTTCACCCTGGGCCTTATCCTCCTTAAGGTGGGGCTCTTTTTCGGGTTCACCATCCTAGTGGGGGAGCTGGTCCTCCCGCGCTTTGCTCACCGGATCACTGACGAGGGGGGCAAGGCCGTGACCTTCGCCCTGGTGATGGCTCTGGCCATGGCCTGGCTGGCCGAAGAGGCGGGACTCCATCATGTAATCGGAGCCTTTCTGGCCGGCCAGTTCGTGCGCCGGGAGGTGTTCACCGAGGAGGTCTATGAGGCCCTCTCCGACCGCTTTTACGGCTTGAGTTACGGCTTTCTCCTTCCGGTTTTCTTCGTCACCCTGGCCTTTCACCTCCATTTTTCTTTGGAGCCCTCCTTTCTCCTCTTTTGTGGGGCCCTTACCCTGGCGGCGGTGGTAGGAAAGCTCTTCGGGGCCGGAGCCGGGCTTAAGCCCTTCGGTTTTTCCTGGGGCGAGGCCCTGGTGGTGGGAGCGGGGATGAACGGTCGCGGAGCGGTGGAACTGGTGGTGGCCGCAGTAGTGATGAACCTGAGCCGGGATCTCCTCTCTCAAGGAAGGCTTATGGCCCCCCTCCTTACTCAGGAACAGTTTTCGGCCCTGGTGGTCATGGCCTTCGTGACCACCCTTCTGGCCCCCGTCCTCCTGCGTTACTTCGCCTTCAGGGCCTGCACCGGGGAAGCCTACACCTCCCTTTGCGAGGCCCTGGCCCGAGCCCAAAAGAAGCCCATTCCGGGTTAG
- a CDS encoding phosphoheptose isomerase, with product MKKPPLRRPTSLSPEEKQALVAGLFAQDPSIFTPEPEIQARIAQRLGWIKAVERMEPKLPELKAFAEEVRGEFEEVLWCGMGGSSLFPLALSLIFGPQEGYPRFTVLDTNDPETIAELEAHLPWEKTLFVIASKSGTTVETLAHYRYFWKALEDRGLSPGPRFVALTDPGSPLEAEAKEKGFRRVFHHPQDVGGRYAALTEVGFLPAALMGLDLERALGAAREMFEASSPELPWEYNLSAWLAQYMVEHFVHGKDKLTILTDPLLRPFAWWLEQLIAESLGKNFTGIIPIVGEAPGSPTVYGPDRYFVYLGLRGRENLYRRLFSDLREADFELKTYFLEDRYEIFAECVRWEIAVALSGALMGLNPFDEPDVVRTKQKTRELVEKFRRTGEFPVEFYLDEDTGIGFLYAETAKVEYPRLKALIKKFFQEMSPWGYLGLLAYLPPEPEIEEIFRDLRTLIRGRRQCSTVFGFGPRYLHSTGQLFKGGTISGRFIIFTRRGRRPEQVIPGEGITFWDLQFAQAYGDFRALEEAGRPVIHLHLTEDYREDLRKLYQIFEEALRL from the coding sequence ATGAAAAAACCCCCTCTGCGGCGGCCCACTTCCCTGAGTCCTGAGGAAAAACAGGCCCTGGTGGCTGGCCTTTTCGCTCAGGATCCCTCCATCTTCACCCCGGAGCCCGAAATCCAGGCCCGGATTGCCCAGCGCTTGGGCTGGATCAAGGCCGTGGAGCGCATGGAGCCCAAACTTCCGGAGCTCAAGGCCTTTGCCGAAGAGGTGCGCGGGGAATTTGAAGAGGTCCTCTGGTGCGGAATGGGGGGCTCGAGTCTCTTTCCCCTGGCCCTGTCCCTCATCTTCGGCCCCCAGGAAGGCTACCCCCGTTTCACCGTGCTGGACACCAACGATCCGGAGACCATCGCCGAACTTGAGGCCCATCTTCCCTGGGAAAAGACTCTGTTTGTCATCGCTAGCAAATCCGGCACCACTGTGGAGACCCTGGCCCACTACCGCTATTTCTGGAAGGCCCTGGAGGATCGGGGGCTTTCCCCAGGGCCCCGGTTCGTGGCCCTCACCGACCCGGGCTCCCCGCTGGAGGCCGAGGCCAAGGAGAAGGGTTTTCGCCGGGTCTTTCATCATCCCCAAGACGTGGGGGGACGTTACGCGGCCCTCACCGAGGTGGGTTTTCTCCCGGCGGCCCTCATGGGACTTGATCTTGAACGGGCGCTGGGGGCCGCCCGGGAAATGTTTGAGGCCTCCTCTCCGGAGCTTCCCTGGGAGTACAATCTCTCCGCCTGGCTGGCCCAGTACATGGTGGAGCATTTCGTCCATGGCAAAGACAAGCTCACCATCCTCACCGATCCCCTGCTGCGTCCCTTTGCCTGGTGGTTGGAACAGCTCATAGCCGAAAGCCTGGGCAAAAACTTCACCGGGATCATTCCCATTGTGGGAGAGGCTCCGGGCTCTCCCACCGTCTACGGCCCGGATCGCTATTTCGTCTATCTGGGGCTCCGGGGGCGAGAAAATCTCTACCGCCGGCTATTTTCCGACCTGCGGGAGGCGGACTTCGAGCTCAAGACCTATTTCTTGGAGGACCGCTACGAGATCTTTGCCGAATGTGTGCGTTGGGAAATCGCCGTAGCCCTCTCCGGGGCCCTCATGGGGCTCAACCCCTTTGATGAGCCGGATGTGGTCCGCACCAAGCAGAAGACCCGGGAACTAGTAGAAAAATTCCGGCGCACCGGAGAGTTCCCGGTGGAATTCTACCTGGATGAGGACACGGGAATCGGTTTTCTTTACGCGGAAACCGCCAAGGTGGAGTATCCCCGCCTCAAGGCCCTGATCAAAAAATTCTTCCAGGAGATGTCCCCTTGGGGATATCTGGGACTTCTGGCCTATCTGCCGCCAGAGCCGGAGATCGAAGAGATCTTTCGGGACCTGCGGACCCTCATCCGCGGCCGACGTCAGTGCAGCACCGTCTTCGGCTTTGGGCCCCGCTATCTCCACTCCACCGGACAGCTTTTCAAGGGGGGAACCATCTCCGGACGCTTCATCATCTTTACCCGTCGAGGGCGCCGACCGGAGCAGGTCATCCCCGGAGAGGGAATCACCTTCTGGGATCTCCAGTTTGCCCAGGCTTACGGAGACTTTCGCGCCCTGGAGGAGGCCGGCCGGCCGGTGATCCACCTCCATCTCACCGAAGACTACCGGGAAGACCTGCGCAAACTCTACCAGATCTTCGAAGAAGCCCTGAGACTTTAA